TGCGCCGTACGCTCAAAGCGCGCCTGTGCTCACGAGGCGGAAGCCCAGGTTGTTGTTCCTGTTGTCCGGCGAGTTGTTGTCGCGATTGGATGAACGCAGGTTGTCCGCATTATTGTTCCAGCTTCCGCCGCGATTCACGCGGTTCGACCCCGTTTTATGACGCTTTCCCCAGAGTGTCCTTCTTAACGAAAGCGTATCACAAGATGTGACATATCCCAGAAGGCTTTCCATGCTTCTACCGTAGCGTGATTCATCGATTAATCCCTTCCTCAGCAAGTACTCGTTTCTTTTTATTTTTCCAAGGGTACGCTTGAGGTTTTCTTTTTTTATTCTGACAAGCGACGGAAATATCCTTCTGCCGAGAAATCCGAGCCCGTTCAACGACGAATTGAGGCAGCAAGCCTTTTCTTTCAACGAAAGCCCAAGCTGTGTTGAAAGATACGCGGCAACGTCCGCCAGTGTTTGTCTCAATCGGTCTTTAGCGTTAGCGAACACGACGAAATCGTCCATGTACCGCAGGTAATACCGCGCATTTATCGTCTCCTTCATCCAATGGTCGAAACCGTCAAGGTAAACGTTTGCGAGAAACTGGCTTGTCAGGTTGCCGATGGGCAGTCCCTTCCCCGCAGGAGCGCCGTTTCGAAGAATCCGTTCAGTCACTTCAAGAATGCTGGCGTCTTTTATCTTTTTCCGTATTCTGTCTATAAGGATAGCTATGTCCACGCTGGGGAAGTATTTCGAAATATCGCACTTCAGATACCAGTGGTTTTTCCTCAAGAAAGCCTGCGCGCGGCTGACGGCGGCATGGGTACCTTTGCCTTTTCGCGTGGCGTACGAATCGAAGATGAAGACCCGCTCAAATACAGGTTCCAGCACATTCACCAGAGCGTGGTGGACCACCCGGTCTCGGAAGGG
The sequence above is drawn from the Bacillota bacterium genome and encodes:
- a CDS encoding reverse transcriptase domain-containing protein, coding for MDKAMRRIGNLYTAFASFENLYKAARKAVKGSPGSFEALRFMFNLEHELLELERELTAGAYVPAPYSYFTIYEPKERNISVAPFRDRVVHHALVNVLEPVFERVFIFDSYATRKGKGTHAAVSRAQAFLRKNHWYLKCDISKYFPSVDIAILIDRIRKKIKDASILEVTERILRNGAPAGKGLPIGNLTSQFLANVYLDGFDHWMKETINARYYLRYMDDFVVFANAKDRLRQTLADVAAYLSTQLGLSLKEKACCLNSSLNGLGFLGRRIFPSLVRIKKENLKRTLGKIKRNEYLLRKGLIDESRYGRSMESLLGYVTSCDTLSLRRTLWGKRHKTGSNRVNRGGSWNNNADNLRSSNRDNNSPDNRNNNLGFRLVSTGAL